Proteins from a genomic interval of Arachis hypogaea cultivar Tifrunner chromosome 10, arahy.Tifrunner.gnm2.J5K5, whole genome shotgun sequence:
- the LOC112716068 gene encoding pentatricopeptide repeat-containing protein At3g09650, chloroplastic codes for MNGILQPLPSSSQTTSPPPLASYSSKPYPFPYTFPSPFKFPTTCSSLACTPSTTTITTKLTHLTTTAESQDQNLLYLLRQRKTEEAWELYSNLQHLPNSTCLSRLVSQLSFQKTISGLKRAQSIVTRLRHERQLHRLDANCLGLLAVAASNAGHTLYAASVLKSMLRSGYLPNVKAWSAVVSRLTSSDDNGPAEALRLFKGVTRRLRKLSSGGVVAAASMPDTAAFNAVLNACANLGDSNMFLQVFNEMPQYDVVPDAFSYNILMKLCCRTGRKHLLVYVLERILQLGIPFCVTTLHCIVASYVDLGDLETAERLVQAMREGRRDLSRIIREREREIELNLEELSESDDNDADVDVENAFAKLLPNFMESNSCNDLPVLPKAYAPNTRMYTTLMKGYMKAGRVTDTVRMLEAMRRQDDAGSHPDHVSYTTVVSALVKAGYMDRARQVLAEMMRIGVAANRITYNVLLKGYCNQFQIDKARELIKEMVDDRGIQPDVVSYNILIDGCILVDDSAGALGFFNEMRTRGIAPTKISYTTLMKAFAFSGQPKLAHKVFDEMLNDPRVKVDVIAWNMLVEGYCRLGLVEEAKKVIQKMKDEGFHPDVGTYGSFANGIALARRPGEALLLWNEVKERWEMVKKGSKHNSCVPPLKPDEGLLDTLADICVRAAFFRKALEIVACMEENGISPNKTKFTRIYVEMHSRMFTSKHASRARQDRRIERRRAAEAFKFWLGLPNSYYGSEWRLEPIEGYDDTAAS; via the coding sequence ATGAACGGAATACTACAACCTCTTCCTTCATCATCACAAACAACCTCACCTCCTCCTCTTGCTTCTTATTCCTCTAAACCATACCCATTCCCTTACACTTTCCCTTCTCCTTTCAAATTCCCCACCACGTGCTCCTCCCTCGCGTGCACCccctccaccaccaccatcaccaccaagCTCACACACCTCACAACCACAGCCGAAAGCCAAGACCAGAACCTTCTCTATCTCTTACGTCAGAGAAAAACAGAAGAAGCATGGGAACTGTACTCTAATCTCCAACACCTTCCAAATTCAACATGTTTGAGTCGCTTAGTTTCTCAGCTTTCTTTTCAGAAAACCATTTCGGGGCTCAAGCGCGCCCAGTCTATTGTCACGCGCCTCCGACATGAACGCCAGCTCCACCGCCTCGATGCCAACTGCCTCGGACTCCTTGCTGTCGCCGCCTCCAATGCCGGTCACACGCTCTACGCCGCCTCCGTCCTCAAGTCCATGCTCCGTTCCGGCTACCTCCCTAACGTCAAGGCCTGGTCAGCCGTCGTCAGCCGCCTCACCTCTTCCGATGACAATGGCCCCGCCGAGGCTCTCCGTCTTTTCAAGGGCGTCACCCGCCGCCTTCGAAAACTCTCCAGTGGCGGTGTAGTTGCCGCAGCATCAATGCCTGACACCGCCGCATTCAATGCGGTGCTTAATGCCTGTGCCAATTTGGGTGACTCTAACATGTTCTTGCAGGTGTTCAATGAAATGCCTCAGTACGACGTCGTACCTGATGCGTTCAGTTACAACATTTTGATGAAGCTGTGTTGTAGAACTGGTAGGAAGCACTTGCTTGTTTATGTTTTGGAGAGGATTCTTCAATTAGGGATTCCGTTTTGTGTCACAACTTTGCATTGCATTGTTGCCTCTTATGTTGATCTTGGCGATTTAGAAACTGCTGAGAGATTGGTTCAAGCAATGAGGGAAGGAAGAAGGGATCTTTCTAGGATAATAagggaaagagaaagagaaattgaGTTGAATTTAGAAGAATTAAgtgagagtgatgataatgatgcTGATGTTGACGTTGAGAATGCTTTTGCGAAATTGCTTCCGAATTTCATGGAATCTAACAGTTGCAATGATTTGCCGGTTTTGCCAAAAGCTTATGCTCCAAATACTAGAATGTACACCACCCTGATGAAGGGTTATATGAAGGCTGGGAGGGTTACTGATACTGTGAGGATGCTAGAGGCAATGCGCCGGCAGGACGATGCTGGTAGCCATCCTGATCATGTTTCTTATACCACGGTGGTTTCGGCACTTGTGAAGGCTGGTTACATGGACAGGGCACGGCAAGTTCTTGCTGAAATGATGAGGATTGGCGTGGCGGCAAATCGGATAACATATAATGTTCTTCTTAAGGGTTATTGCAATCAATTTCAGATAGATAAAGCAAGAGAGTTGATTAAGGAGATGGTTGATGATAGAGGTATTCAGCCTGATGTTGTGTCCTATAATATACTCATTGATGGGTGCATATTGGTTGATGACAGTGCTGGGGCTCTCGGCTTCTTCAATGAAATGAGAACAAGAGGGATAGCTCCCACCAAGATTAGTTACACGACTTTGATGAAAGCTTTCGCATTCTCTGGTCAGCCGAAGCTGGCTCACAAGGTCTTCGATGAAATGTTGAATGATCCTCGAGTGAAGGTGGATGTGATCGCATGGAACATGTTGGTCGAAGGATATTGTAGGTTGGGTTTGGTTGAAGAAGCAAAGAAAGTGATTCAAAAGATGAAGGACGAGGGGTTCCACCCTGATGTGGGAACTTACGGAAGCTTTGCAAATGGAATCGCATTGGCAAGAAGGCCAGGAGAGGCACTTTTGCTTTGGAATGAAGTGAAGGAGAGGTGGGAGATGGTAAAAAAAGGTTCGAAACATAATTCTTGTGTTCCTCCATTGAAGCCAGATGAAGGGCTTTTGGATACCTTGGCTGATATATGTGTGAGGGCTGCATTCTTTAGAAAGGCTTTGGAGATTGTGGCTTGCATGGAAGAAAATGGTATATCTCCAAACAAGACCAAGTTTACTAGAATCTATGTGGAGATGCACTCAAGAATGTTCACGAGCAAGCATGCTTCAAGGGCAAGGCAAGACAGGAGAATAGAGAGGAGAAGGGCAGCCGAGGCTTTTAAGTTTTGGCTTGGGTTGCCAAATTCTTATTATGGAAGTGAGTGGAGGTTAGAACCTATTGAGGGCTATGATGATACCGCCGCCTCATAG